The genomic window GGGAGCGGTTCGCGCCAAAATATGATCAGCACTAAACAACACCTCATCCAAACGCAAACAAACTTGGCCCGGGCAATGGCCAGGGGTGTAAATAACCTCAAACAAATTGCAAAGCCGATCGCCATCTTCAAAGGTTTGCTCAATCGGCTGGGGCCGAAACGCATCTTTATTATGCAAATACATACCCATCAAATGCTGATGTTGCTCAGCTGAAACCCCAGCATGGCGCAAAAAGCGACTTAATGCCTTCGAAGCAAACAACAAGCGCCCATCATAATTGGTAATCACCCGCCGATCAGCAATGTGGATAGCAGTCGGAGCTTGGGTAAATTGCCGAATAAAGGCCAAACCACCAAAATGATCAATATGGGCGTGAGTCAAAATAATCTGATTAACATCGGCCAAACTCAGCTTCTCGCCCCATTGAGCTTGAATTGTTGCAAAGCCAGCGACGAGATCGTTGTTGGAATTACCATGGCCAGAGCCAGTATCGATCAAACAGACCAAACCATCGGCGACCACCAGATACACATTGGCATAAAATTGAGGGAAAACCTCTACAGGAAGGCTGTAGATGCGCACCCCAGTATGTGTTTCAAATCGTAAAACACGCTGATCCACAGCGACCTCCTTTCTGTTGCTAGGCCAATTGTACCGCACCCAAGGCGGGCTGTCTCGTGGTATGATGCAAGTAAGGCAATCGCACCATCAATACTAGAAATCTGAGGATTGTTATGTTGGAACTGCAAGTTGGTGTTGCAAAAGTTGGCAAATATGCCACCCCCGAAAGCGGCGACACCCTTGAGATGATCGAACGACCGCATGGCGGATTTTCGTTTGTATTGGCTGATGGGCAAGGTAGTGGGCGAGGAGCCAAGACCCTGAGTAACCTTGTAACAACCAGGGCAATTTCAATGCTCAAAGATGGAGCACGCGATGGTGCTGTTGCTCGCGCGGTTCACGATTACCTGTATGCCTATCGTCATGGGCAAGTCTCAGCAACGCTTAATATACTTTCAGTAGATCTTTCAGCGCGAAGTGTGTTAGTATCAAGAAATAACCCTTGCCCATTTTATGTGATCGATGAGCAGGGGATGACGACCTACAACGAGCCATCGACCCCAATTGGGCTCTACTCGATGACCAAACCAGTCATCACCAAAATTAGCCTACGGCCTTATGTGTATGTGGTAGTGTTTACCGAT from Chloroflexota bacterium includes these protein-coding regions:
- a CDS encoding MBL fold metallo-hydrolase, translating into MDQRVLRFETHTGVRIYSLPVEVFPQFYANVYLVVADGLVCLIDTGSGHGNSNNDLVAGFATIQAQWGEKLSLADVNQIILTHAHIDHFGGLAFIRQFTQAPTAIHIADRRVITNYDGRLLFASKALSRFLRHAGVSAEQHQHLMGMYLHNKDAFRPQPIEQTFEDGDRLCNLFEVIYTPGHCPGQVCLRLDEVLFSADHILARTAPHLAPEMITPGTGLEHYISGLRQVAKLDGIELTLGGHEQPIENLAQRLEQIFASNQRKIDRISDLLKAQPQTVAQLSAAMYRGLQGYDQLLGIEKVGAFVEYLYLRGYVRPVNIAPDNDDRDPINVMYELF
- a CDS encoding serine/threonine-protein phosphatase — translated: MLELQVGVAKVGKYATPESGDTLEMIERPHGGFSFVLADGQGSGRGAKTLSNLVTTRAISMLKDGARDGAVARAVHDYLYAYRHGQVSATLNILSVDLSARSVLVSRNNPCPFYVIDEQGMTTYNEPSTPIGLYSMTKPVITKISLRPYVYVVVFTDGILHAGRRYNESIELDNYLGNFNVRQGRTAQEVTDDLLGRAVELDQNRPNDDMSVIVMAALPMESENKVRRMTVCFPVERA